CAGCTATGGCGAGCTGATTGCCGAGCAGCCGGGCCTGCCCGATGTGCAGGCGCAGACGCTGGACGGGCGCAGCGTGAATCTGAACAGCCTCAAGGGCCAGTGGCTGCTGCTCAGCACCAGTGCCGGGGACTGCGGGCAGCGCTGTCAGGAACATCTCTACCTTCAGCGCCAGCTGCGTGAAACCCTGGGCCGTGAAAAGGACCGGCTGGACTGGGTCTGGCTCATCAACGACCAGCAGCCCGTTCCGGAAAAAATCCTGCCTGCTGCCGAGCAAGCCATAACAGTACGTGTGCCCGCTGCAGTCATCGGCAACTGGCTCAAGCCCGCGGCCGGGCATGCACTGGACGAGCATCTGTATGTGGTCGATCCGCAGGGCCACTGGATGATGCGCTTTCCTGCAGGCATGGACAAAGCCGCGGCCGGCAAGGCCAAGCGCGATCTGGAGCGGTTGCTGCGCGCCTCTGCCTCATGGGACGAGGCCGGGCGAGCTACGGCCGATGCAGCAAAGAAATAGGTGTTGAGGCCGGCTTTAGCCTGCTTTCGCAAAGCACACTACCGGCCATCTGGTTCATCGTCAGCGAGGAGGGCCGCATGCAGGCAGAAATCTCGGATTTGAAAGGTGCTGTTCCAGACGCAATGGCGGCTTCTTCGCGCTGGGCACAGTACCACGCGCTGACCAAGCCCAAGGTGGTGCAGCTCATCGTCTTCTGTGCCTTCATCGGCATGGTGCTGGCCGTGCCGGGCGTTCCCGGCTGGCAGGATTGGGGCCGCATGCTGGCGGCCTGTGCCGGCATCTGGCTGGTTGCGGCAGCGGCAGCGGCGTTCAACTGCCTGGTCGAGCGCAGCATCGATGCACGCATGAAGCGCACGGCCTGGCGGCCCACGGCGCGCGGCGAGCTCTCGCATTCCCAGGCCTTGCTGTTTTCGGCCTTGCTGTGCGCAGCAGGGGCCGCCATCTTGCTGCTGGCCGTGAATGCTCTCACGCTGTGGCTGACGCTGGCCACCTTCATTGGTTACGCAGTGATTTATACCCTGGTGCTCAAACCTTTGACGCCGCAGAACATCGTCATCGGCGGGGCATCGGGTGCCATGCCGCCCGTGCTGGGCTGGGCCGCGATGACGGGGCAGGTAGGGCATGAAGCCCTGCTGCTTTTTCTCATCATCTTTCTCTGGACGCCGCCGCATTTCTGGGCGCTGGCGCTGTACCGTGTCGAGGACTACCGCCGCGCCGGCCTGCCCATGCTGCCGGTCACGCATGGCAATGCCTTCACGCGACTGCAGGTGTTTCTCTATACCCTGGTGCTGTTTGCCGGCTGTCTGCTGCCTTTTGTGGTGGGAATGAGCGGCTATTTCTACCTTTTTGCCGCAGTGATTCTGGGGTTGGGCTTTTGCGGTTATGGTTGGGCACTGCTGCGCAACTACTCGGATGCGCTGG
This window of the Comamonas testosteroni genome carries:
- the cyoE gene encoding heme o synthase → MQAEISDLKGAVPDAMAASSRWAQYHALTKPKVVQLIVFCAFIGMVLAVPGVPGWQDWGRMLAACAGIWLVAAAAAAFNCLVERSIDARMKRTAWRPTARGELSHSQALLFSALLCAAGAAILLLAVNALTLWLTLATFIGYAVIYTLVLKPLTPQNIVIGGASGAMPPVLGWAAMTGQVGHEALLLFLIIFLWTPPHFWALALYRVEDYRRAGLPMLPVTHGNAFTRLQVFLYTLVLFAGCLLPFVVGMSGYFYLFAAVILGLGFCGYGWALLRNYSDALARKTFRFSLIHLSLLFAALLVDHYLA